The following are encoded in a window of Haloarcula laminariae genomic DNA:
- a CDS encoding universal stress protein, with translation MFETVVIATDGSGSAQRAVEAALDLAGKFDATVHALYVVDEGEVESTPEDVQDVLERALATTGGRALSFVREAATNGGETDADVVTVVRDGDPATEIRRYADEVEADLIATGTRGRHGDHGFLLGSVAEQVVRNAAMPVLSVRQLEGEANPEREAV, from the coding sequence ATGTTCGAAACGGTGGTCATCGCGACGGACGGGTCCGGCAGCGCACAGCGGGCCGTCGAGGCCGCGCTCGACCTCGCCGGGAAGTTCGACGCGACCGTCCACGCGCTGTATGTCGTCGACGAGGGGGAGGTCGAGTCCACCCCCGAGGACGTCCAGGACGTGCTGGAACGGGCCCTGGCGACGACCGGCGGCCGCGCGCTCTCGTTCGTCCGTGAGGCGGCCACGAACGGCGGCGAGACCGACGCCGACGTCGTCACCGTGGTCCGGGACGGCGACCCGGCCACGGAGATAAGACGCTACGCGGACGAGGTCGAGGCCGACCTCATCGCGACCGGGACCCGCGGTCGCCACGGCGACCACGGCTTCCTGCTCGGCAGCGTCGCCGAGCAGGTCGTCCGCAACGCCGCCATGCCCGTGCTGTCGGTCCGCCAGCTCGAGGGGGAGGCCAACCCCGAGCGCGAGGCCGTCTGA